A window of the Henckelia pumila isolate YLH828 chromosome 3, ASM3356847v2, whole genome shotgun sequence genome harbors these coding sequences:
- the LOC140890698 gene encoding GTPase ERA-like, chloroplastic isoform X1, which translates to MEVKAMNEVVVRYNTPLSIYHRSNHTHTHTRRQFRPVVSHIYYISTKTRNSRRNPLPTHSTAAEEDGYMTGDEHSSSMLLSLSVKPDRNMSLLDDYEMEEMDFHPDHRSGYVAVVGKPNVGKSTLSNQMVGQKLSIVTDKPQTTRHRILGICSAPDFQMILYDTPGVIEKKMHKLDSMMMKNVQSAAINADCVIIVVDACKEPQKIDDVLEEGVGDRKDKLPTLLVLNKKDLIKPGEIAKRIEWYEKFTEVDEVIPVSAKYGHGVDDVKEWILSKLPIGPAYYPKDIASEHPERFFVAEILREKIFMQYRNEVPYACQVNVVSYKSRPNAKDFIQAEIIVEKNSQRIILIGKEGKALKLLATAARLDIEDFLQKKVFLEVEVKVKENWRQNEGLLKYYGYGGQIQAL; encoded by the exons ATGGAGGTGAAGGCAATGAATGAAGTAGTTGTGAGATACAACACTCCCCTGTCTATATATCACCGAAGCAACCACACTCACACTCACACTCGTCGCCAATTTCGGCCAGTGGTTtctcatatatattatatatccaCCAAAACAAGGAATTCCAGGAGGAACCCATTACCGACGCATTCTACCGCTGCTGAGGAAGATGGTTACATGACCGGCGATGAACATTCTTCATCGATGCTGCTTTCGTTGAGCGTCAAGCCTGACAGGAACATGTCGCTGCTGGACGATTACGAGATGGAAGAAATGGACTTTCACCCCGACCACCGGAGCGGCTACGTGGCGGTTGTCGGAAAGCCCAATGTTGGCAAGAGTACCTTGTCCAACCAAATGGTTGGCCAGAAACTCTCCATTGTCACTGATAAGCCTCAGACTACTAGACACCGTATTCTCGGGATTTGCTCTGCCCCAGATTTTCAG ATGATACTTTATGATACACCGGGTGTCATTGAGAAGAAAATGCACAAATTGGATTCTATGATGATGAAGAACGTCCAAAGTGCTGCCATCAATGCAGACTGTGTAATTATTGTCGTCGATGCTTGTAAGGAACCACAAAAG ATTGATGATGTGTTGGAAGAGGGGGTTGGAGACCGCAAAGATAAATTACCGACCTTGCTGGTTTTGAACAAAAAAGATCTAATTAAACCCGGAGAGATAGCCAAGAGAATTGAG TGGTATGAAAAGTTTACTGAAGTAGATGAGGTCATACCAGTGAGCGCCAAGTATGGCCATGGGGTGGATGATGTTAAAGAGTGGATTCTATCAAAACTTCCAATTGGACCAGCTTATTATCCTAAG GATATTGCTAGTGAGCACCCTGAGAGATTTTTTGTGGCTGAAATTCTTAGAGAGAAAATCTTTATGCAGTACAGAAATGAAGTGCCTTATGCATGTCAG GTTAACGTAGTTAGTTATAAAAGTAGACCAAATGCGAAAGACTTCATTCAAGCCGAGATTATTGTGGAAAAGAACTCCCAGAGAATCATCCTTATTGGAAAG GAAGGAAAAGCATTAAAACTACTGGCGACAGCAGCTCGGCTTGATATAGAAGATTTTTTGCAAAAGAAAGTTTTCCTTGAG gtTGAAGTCAAGGTGAAAGAGAATTGGAGGCAAAATGAAGGGCTACTTAAATACTATGGATATGGGGGGCAAATTCAAGCTCTGTGA
- the LOC140890698 gene encoding GTPase ERA-like, chloroplastic isoform X2: MEVKAMNEVVVRYNTPLSIYHRSNHTHTHTRRQFRPVVSHIYYISTKTRNSRRNPLPTHSTAAEEDGYMTGDEHSSSMLLSLSVKPDRNMSLLDDYEMEEMDFHPDHRSGYVAVVGKPNVGKSTLSNQMVGQKLSIVTDKPQTTRHRILGICSAPDFQMILYDTPGVIEKKMHKLDSMMMKNVQSAAINADCVIIVVDACKEPQKIDDVLEEGVGDRKDKLPTLLVLNKKDLIKPGEIAKRIEWYEKFTEVDEVIPVSAKYGHGVDDVKEWILSKLPIGPAYYPKVNVVSYKSRPNAKDFIQAEIIVEKNSQRIILIGKEGKALKLLATAARLDIEDFLQKKVFLEVEVKVKENWRQNEGLLKYYGYGGQIQAL; encoded by the exons ATGGAGGTGAAGGCAATGAATGAAGTAGTTGTGAGATACAACACTCCCCTGTCTATATATCACCGAAGCAACCACACTCACACTCACACTCGTCGCCAATTTCGGCCAGTGGTTtctcatatatattatatatccaCCAAAACAAGGAATTCCAGGAGGAACCCATTACCGACGCATTCTACCGCTGCTGAGGAAGATGGTTACATGACCGGCGATGAACATTCTTCATCGATGCTGCTTTCGTTGAGCGTCAAGCCTGACAGGAACATGTCGCTGCTGGACGATTACGAGATGGAAGAAATGGACTTTCACCCCGACCACCGGAGCGGCTACGTGGCGGTTGTCGGAAAGCCCAATGTTGGCAAGAGTACCTTGTCCAACCAAATGGTTGGCCAGAAACTCTCCATTGTCACTGATAAGCCTCAGACTACTAGACACCGTATTCTCGGGATTTGCTCTGCCCCAGATTTTCAG ATGATACTTTATGATACACCGGGTGTCATTGAGAAGAAAATGCACAAATTGGATTCTATGATGATGAAGAACGTCCAAAGTGCTGCCATCAATGCAGACTGTGTAATTATTGTCGTCGATGCTTGTAAGGAACCACAAAAG ATTGATGATGTGTTGGAAGAGGGGGTTGGAGACCGCAAAGATAAATTACCGACCTTGCTGGTTTTGAACAAAAAAGATCTAATTAAACCCGGAGAGATAGCCAAGAGAATTGAG TGGTATGAAAAGTTTACTGAAGTAGATGAGGTCATACCAGTGAGCGCCAAGTATGGCCATGGGGTGGATGATGTTAAAGAGTGGATTCTATCAAAACTTCCAATTGGACCAGCTTATTATCCTAAG GTTAACGTAGTTAGTTATAAAAGTAGACCAAATGCGAAAGACTTCATTCAAGCCGAGATTATTGTGGAAAAGAACTCCCAGAGAATCATCCTTATTGGAAAG GAAGGAAAAGCATTAAAACTACTGGCGACAGCAGCTCGGCTTGATATAGAAGATTTTTTGCAAAAGAAAGTTTTCCTTGAG gtTGAAGTCAAGGTGAAAGAGAATTGGAGGCAAAATGAAGGGCTACTTAAATACTATGGATATGGGGGGCAAATTCAAGCTCTGTGA